In a single window of the Candidatus Eisenbacteria bacterium genome:
- a CDS encoding MBL fold metallo-hydrolase, which produces MAYRVLMALVAVMLSESCAPAIHVRPRIDPVLYPEPRQNAITFWGHACAYIDVGGVGIVTDPVFAGSYGLVHRRQIPAPPSEAYDRAQVVLLSHAHHDHLDFGTLARFSPRTAVLCPAPAARYLKERGIRARVMRPGSEYRFAGGTITAVAAHHPGGRLSMKARSDGRALGYVIRTDSVRIFYSGDTEYFPELAAIGLKYAPDIVLLNVNRHLHSKDALHAVKDLRAPLVVPMHFGAYSGSNARLGRKWRAELVRALGPIVAPLEVGAALPIPHLKPENTAVQGDTASCFAR; this is translated from the coding sequence ATGGCGTACCGAGTCCTCATGGCACTCGTTGCGGTGATGCTGAGCGAGAGCTGTGCGCCGGCGATCCACGTTCGACCGCGAATCGATCCCGTGCTTTACCCGGAGCCTCGACAGAACGCGATCACCTTCTGGGGTCATGCCTGCGCCTACATCGACGTGGGCGGGGTAGGAATCGTGACCGATCCCGTTTTCGCAGGTTCGTATGGACTCGTTCATCGACGTCAAATTCCAGCACCGCCGTCCGAGGCGTATGATCGGGCGCAGGTTGTGCTCCTCTCGCACGCCCACCACGACCACCTGGACTTCGGCACCCTGGCACGGTTTTCGCCGCGAACGGCGGTCCTATGTCCGGCACCGGCGGCAAGATATCTCAAGGAGCGGGGCATTCGCGCGCGGGTGATGAGGCCAGGGAGCGAATATCGCTTCGCCGGCGGCACGATCACAGCGGTCGCCGCCCACCATCCGGGGGGCCGCCTGTCCATGAAGGCGCGCTCGGATGGGCGGGCCTTGGGATACGTGATCCGAACCGATAGCGTGAGGATCTTCTACAGCGGGGACACGGAGTACTTCCCCGAGCTTGCCGCGATCGGACTCAAGTACGCTCCGGACATCGTCCTCCTCAACGTGAACCGTCACCTCCACTCGAAGGACGCGCTCCATGCGGTAAAAGACCTGCGGGCGCCGCTCGTTGTCCCGATGCACTTCGGTGCGTACAGCGGCTCCAACGCGCGGCTGGGGCGCAAGTGGCGCGCCGAGCTGGTGCGCGCTCTCGGCCCCATCGTGGCGCCGCTCGAGGTAGGCGCGGCCTTGCCCATTCCCCATTTGAAACCGGAGAATACGGCCGTGCAAGGAGACACCGCGTCGTGTTTCGCGCGTTAG
- a CDS encoding DUF4437 domain-containing protein, producing MEKEEVVKSVLSALVFGLALAIPAAAQDSTSAPPPATTPPPAEATTPSSAAPASAHVMINPMELKWGDPPAVLGKGAKLAVLSGDPGAAGPYTIRLKLPAGYKISPHWHPTDENVTVIAGTFSLGQGEKFDRASMKTLTAGGYALLPAEMRHFAWTKGGATIQVHGMGPFVLNYVNPADDPSQSAGTK from the coding sequence ATGGAAAAGGAGGAGGTTGTGAAATCTGTCTTGTCGGCACTGGTTTTCGGTCTTGCTCTCGCGATTCCCGCCGCGGCTCAGGATTCTACCTCGGCTCCGCCCCCGGCGACGACGCCACCGCCCGCGGAGGCGACGACACCATCCTCGGCGGCGCCGGCGTCCGCCCACGTCATGATCAACCCCATGGAACTGAAGTGGGGCGACCCGCCCGCGGTGCTAGGGAAGGGGGCCAAGTTGGCCGTCCTGTCCGGGGATCCGGGGGCGGCCGGTCCGTACACCATTCGGCTCAAATTGCCGGCGGGTTACAAGATTTCTCCGCACTGGCATCCCACGGACGAGAACGTGACCGTGATCGCAGGGACGTTCTCGCTGGGACAAGGCGAAAAGTTCGACCGGGCATCCATGAAAACGCTGACAGCGGGAGGCTACGCTCTTCTGCCCGCGGAGATGCGGCACTTCGCATGGACCAAGGGGGGAGCCACCATTCAGGTTCACGGGATGGGCCCGTTCGTCCTCAACTATGTGAATCCAGCCGACGACCCAAGCCAGTCGGCGGGCACGAAGTAG
- a CDS encoding c-type cytochrome produces the protein MILRRRVRGIFAILATLAVAATASAPVAQSQPRFEWPEKARNLKVLPKNTPKEKLSATMIGFTRALGVRCPFCHVGQEGQPLTTYDFVSDQKPTKNIARRMMKMVSTINHDLSKMKFPEPKRINAECATCHRGRPRPMTLAEELTLVYETAGIDSTVARYNTLRERFYGSGSYDFSERSLNEVGGTLLAQGHPDDAIRILSLNAEQNPKSSFAYSSLANACAAAGKKDLAVQNYEKALELDPRNREAEQKLKELRGEPK, from the coding sequence ATGATCTTGCGCCGGCGTGTCCGAGGCATTTTCGCCATACTCGCCACACTCGCCGTGGCCGCGACTGCTTCGGCCCCAGTGGCACAATCCCAGCCGAGATTCGAATGGCCGGAGAAGGCCAGGAATCTCAAAGTTCTCCCCAAGAACACACCCAAGGAAAAGCTCAGCGCCACGATGATCGGGTTCACCAGGGCGCTCGGCGTCCGGTGCCCCTTTTGCCACGTCGGACAGGAGGGGCAGCCCCTGACCACCTACGATTTCGTGTCCGATCAGAAGCCTACGAAGAATATCGCCCGGCGGATGATGAAGATGGTGAGCACTATCAACCACGATCTAAGCAAGATGAAGTTCCCGGAACCGAAGCGCATCAACGCGGAGTGCGCCACATGTCACCGGGGACGGCCACGGCCCATGACGCTGGCGGAAGAGCTCACGTTGGTCTATGAGACGGCCGGGATCGACAGCACGGTCGCGCGGTACAACACTCTCCGCGAGCGTTTCTACGGCAGCGGTTCCTACGACTTCAGCGAGAGAAGCCTCAACGAGGTCGGCGGCACGCTCCTCGCCCAAGGGCACCCCGATGACGCCATCCGTATCTTGAGTCTCAACGCCGAGCAGAATCCGAAGTCCTCATTCGCCTACTCGAGTCTGGCGAACGCCTGCGCGGCCGCGGGGAAGAAAGACCTTGCCGTCCAGAATTATGAAAAGGCGCTCGAGCTCGACCCGAGAAACCGGGAAGCGGAGCAGAAGCTGAAGGAGCTTCGGGGGGAACCCAAGTAG
- a CDS encoding cold-shock protein — protein sequence MAVGTVKWFNESKGFGFIQQEGGEDVFVHYSSISGEGFKTLAEGERLEFEIVQGPKGLQAANVRKA from the coding sequence GTGGCAGTAGGAACCGTGAAGTGGTTCAACGAGTCGAAGGGTTTCGGATTCATCCAGCAGGAAGGCGGCGAGGACGTGTTCGTGCACTACTCGTCCATTTCCGGCGAAGGCTTCAAGACGCTGGCCGAAGGCGAGCGCTTGGAGTTCGAAATCGTCCAAGGACCCAAGGGGCTCCAGGCGGCCAACGTCCGCAAGGCGTAG
- a CDS encoding T9SS type A sorting domain-containing protein, with protein MLPRRITPWRVILFVAAVPAVLAVHPAAAQTDSSGVRYYELATTSNYQSGCFGPCLCPVLISGPLKGTFILKHLGFDGLFDRYDVSDVRWTVPDNTTNLTIRGAGTYRVGGEVAIQQQLSLDLSVGGSPPEHFDSGLVAGGGEFPKIDITISLHQNTACHDTVMHVVASPYYTTTGVEQGTGGVSAALDRVTPNPFGGQVKLRLTLARPGPVEIVIYDVLGRAVRVLAKGAWLTAGEHTLSWDGRRDGGAACTAGVYFVGAHVEGRVFMSRVVKVN; from the coding sequence ATGCTTCCCCGGCGCATAACACCATGGCGGGTCATCCTGTTCGTCGCCGCCGTGCCGGCCGTTTTGGCCGTGCATCCTGCCGCGGCCCAAACCGACTCCTCGGGCGTCCGTTACTACGAGCTTGCCACCACAAGCAATTACCAGTCAGGTTGTTTCGGTCCATGTCTCTGCCCGGTTCTAATCTCCGGCCCGCTCAAGGGCACCTTCATCCTCAAGCACTTGGGCTTCGACGGGCTCTTCGATCGATATGACGTGTCCGACGTGCGGTGGACCGTGCCGGATAACACGACGAATCTCACGATTCGGGGTGCCGGCACGTACCGCGTCGGGGGCGAAGTCGCGATCCAGCAACAGCTAAGCCTGGACCTCTCGGTCGGTGGAAGCCCGCCGGAGCACTTCGATAGCGGGCTTGTCGCTGGAGGGGGCGAGTTCCCGAAGATCGATATCACCATCTCCCTCCACCAGAACACAGCGTGCCACGATACGGTGATGCACGTGGTGGCATCGCCCTACTACACAACGACCGGCGTGGAGCAGGGGACCGGCGGTGTCTCAGCGGCTCTGGACCGCGTAACGCCGAACCCCTTCGGCGGACAAGTCAAGCTGCGCTTGACGCTCGCCCGGCCGGGGCCGGTCGAGATCGTGATCTATGACGTCCTCGGTCGAGCGGTCCGCGTTCTAGCGAAAGGCGCCTGGCTGACCGCCGGAGAGCACACGCTCTCCTGGGACGGGCGGCGTGATGGCGGCGCGGCCTGCACGGCGGGCGTGTATTTTGTCGGCGCCCACGTGGAAGGCCGCGTTTTCATGAGTCGAGTCGTAAAGGTGAACTAG
- a CDS encoding TlpA family protein disulfide reductase, translating into MAVLRIVPGAYASVVPLIFLALFALAQGADIIGLPSPDWPAERWVQGGPLRLADLRGRVVLIRFFMDARCPLCRGTAPALNELYREFAPKGMIVIGFYTPKPRPRPTTVEEVRDYVKAFGFRFPIAVDDDWGCLRRLWLDRVPEAEFTSASLLIDRKGIVRHIQAGGTYSKDSKDRRARSDYESMRSAIIKLLAER; encoded by the coding sequence ATTGCCGTTCTCCGGATCGTTCCTGGGGCGTACGCTTCGGTGGTGCCGCTCATCTTTCTCGCCCTCTTCGCGCTCGCCCAAGGGGCGGACATCATCGGCCTTCCTTCACCCGATTGGCCGGCAGAACGATGGGTCCAAGGCGGCCCGCTGCGTCTCGCCGATCTCCGGGGCAGGGTGGTCCTCATTCGCTTCTTCATGGACGCACGGTGTCCCCTTTGCCGGGGTACAGCTCCGGCCCTGAACGAGCTCTACCGCGAGTTCGCGCCGAAGGGGATGATCGTGATCGGGTTCTACACGCCCAAGCCGCGGCCGCGGCCCACGACGGTGGAGGAGGTGCGGGACTACGTGAAGGCATTCGGATTTCGCTTTCCGATCGCCGTCGATGACGACTGGGGATGCTTGCGACGGCTCTGGCTCGACCGGGTTCCGGAAGCGGAATTCACGTCCGCGTCGCTTCTCATCGATCGCAAAGGAATCGTGCGCCACATCCAGGCCGGCGGGACTTATTCGAAGGACTCCAAGGACCGGCGGGCCCGGAGCGACTACGAGTCGATGCGCTCGGCGATCATAAAGCTCCTCGCGGAGCGGTGA
- a CDS encoding vanadium-dependent haloperoxidase has product MRIDRILAGALFLALATSSCSLENAVAPAGREPAGAGDSQTLLIRGPLDPRLPAPGREAASPEDRALFDRLISSAGEPRLGAAPNPVVFWNRVARELGLAAKLPPPMLARDYALVQVGVYEALVVSGDHLRGRLPAHAVAAGVASRVLLYLFPAAGERIAAAAADQIALAGGLRGRALGGWALGRAVAGIVVARGKGDGSDLPFNGTAPSGDGIWTGTNPVLPICGSWKTWILESGSEIQPEPPYPFGSTLDQNETQEVYDVSLHRTPEQIAIVHKWADLPPPTIWNDLLNDRIEESNLDLAGSARAHAYLNMAMADGFVSCWETKYRFWTARPFQRIPGLTTVIATPNFPSYTSGHSTVSAAAAAVLGVIFPGERDYFEQQAEEAAVSRLYGGIHFRHDNEEGARVGRLIGERVVERMRAGKPGRLLAGSR; this is encoded by the coding sequence ATGCGCATCGACCGCATCCTCGCCGGCGCGCTGTTCCTCGCGCTGGCCACCAGCAGCTGCAGCCTCGAGAACGCCGTCGCCCCCGCTGGACGCGAGCCGGCAGGTGCCGGCGATTCACAAACCCTCCTGATTCGTGGTCCGCTGGATCCTCGGCTGCCCGCTCCCGGCCGAGAGGCGGCCTCGCCCGAGGACCGCGCGCTCTTCGATCGCCTGATATCGTCCGCGGGCGAGCCGAGGCTCGGCGCGGCTCCCAACCCTGTCGTCTTCTGGAATCGGGTTGCGAGGGAATTGGGACTTGCCGCCAAGCTGCCGCCGCCGATGCTGGCGCGCGACTACGCACTGGTTCAGGTGGGCGTCTACGAGGCCCTGGTGGTTTCCGGGGATCATCTCCGCGGCCGTCTTCCGGCGCACGCGGTCGCCGCGGGAGTAGCCTCGAGGGTCCTGCTCTACCTCTTTCCAGCCGCAGGCGAGCGAATTGCCGCGGCCGCCGCGGATCAGATCGCGCTCGCCGGCGGTTTACGGGGGCGCGCGCTCGGAGGCTGGGCTCTCGGCCGTGCGGTAGCCGGCATCGTCGTCGCACGCGGAAAGGGGGACGGGTCCGACCTTCCCTTCAACGGAACCGCCCCCAGCGGGGATGGAATCTGGACCGGAACAAATCCGGTGCTGCCGATCTGCGGGTCGTGGAAGACCTGGATTCTCGAATCGGGCTCGGAGATCCAGCCGGAACCCCCGTACCCCTTCGGCTCGACGCTGGATCAGAACGAGACCCAGGAGGTCTACGACGTATCCTTACACCGCACGCCCGAGCAGATCGCGATCGTCCACAAATGGGCCGATCTCCCGCCGCCCACGATCTGGAACGATTTGCTCAACGACCGCATCGAGGAATCGAACCTGGATCTCGCCGGATCGGCGCGCGCGCATGCCTATCTCAACATGGCCATGGCCGACGGGTTCGTCTCGTGCTGGGAAACGAAATACAGGTTCTGGACCGCCCGCCCGTTCCAGCGCATCCCGGGCCTCACGACGGTGATCGCGACCCCTAATTTCCCCAGCTATACGTCGGGTCACTCTACGGTTTCCGCCGCCGCTGCCGCCGTCCTGGGCGTGATTTTTCCGGGCGAGCGCGATTACTTCGAGCAGCAGGCCGAGGAGGCCGCGGTCTCCCGCCTCTACGGTGGAATCCACTTCCGTCACGACAACGAAGAGGGCGCGAGGGTGGGCCGGCTGATCGGCGAACGAGTGGTGGAGCGCATGCGGGCCGGCAAACCCGGAAGGCTGCTGGCCGGCAGCCGCTGA
- a CDS encoding DUF4242 domain-containing protein has protein sequence MPKYVIERDIPGAGKLSAKDLQGVSQKSCGVLAKLGPQIQWVHSYVTNDKIYCIYLAPNEEMVREHARQGGFPANRISAVKAVIDPTTAEV, from the coding sequence ATGCCGAAGTACGTCATCGAGCGCGATATTCCCGGAGCCGGAAAGCTGTCCGCCAAAGACCTTCAGGGAGTGTCGCAGAAGTCATGCGGCGTGCTCGCGAAGCTGGGACCGCAGATCCAGTGGGTCCATAGCTACGTCACCAACGACAAGATCTACTGCATCTACCTCGCTCCGAACGAAGAGATGGTACGGGAGCACGCCCGCCAGGGAGGATTTCCCGCGAATCGCATCTCCGCGGTGAAAGCGGTTATCGATCCGACCACTGCGGAAGTCTGA
- a CDS encoding epimerase has product MKLLVLGGTQFVGRHIVDAALSHRHQVTIFHRGRTNPGLFPSAAEILGDRDGGLDPLRGGSWDAVIDVNGYVPRIVRDSTRLLSGAVERYAFISTLSVLADPSIADQDESAPRAAFHTLTTEEISKDTYGPLKAACEAAVEAAAGERALIFRPGFIVGPWDHTGRFNYWLRRASEGADMLAPGEPGAPVQFIDARDLALFVLRAVETQKTGTYHTVGPEGQLTWGRLFEECKKATGVDTCLIWVAEDFLEDRGVAPGELPMRFPGAEGLSQTNCAKAIAAGLTFRPLVDTIRDTLAWDSLHGRSDVGLSRNRERELLAAWNEARETV; this is encoded by the coding sequence ATGAAGCTGCTCGTACTCGGAGGCACGCAGTTCGTCGGCAGGCACATCGTCGACGCGGCGCTATCCCACCGTCACCAAGTCACCATCTTTCACCGCGGCAGGACGAATCCCGGCCTTTTCCCCTCGGCCGCGGAGATTCTCGGGGACCGGGACGGCGGGCTCGATCCGCTGAGGGGCGGAAGTTGGGACGCGGTCATCGACGTGAACGGCTACGTGCCGCGAATCGTGCGGGACTCGACGCGACTCCTATCGGGAGCGGTCGAGCGATACGCCTTCATCTCCACGCTTTCGGTCCTGGCCGATCCGAGCATCGCGGACCAGGATGAGAGCGCGCCGCGCGCGGCGTTCCACACGCTCACGACCGAGGAGATCAGCAAGGATACCTACGGGCCGCTCAAGGCGGCCTGCGAGGCGGCCGTCGAGGCCGCGGCCGGGGAGCGCGCCCTGATCTTTCGCCCCGGGTTCATCGTAGGGCCATGGGATCATACGGGGCGATTCAACTACTGGCTGCGCCGCGCGAGCGAAGGGGCCGACATGCTCGCGCCGGGCGAGCCGGGAGCGCCGGTCCAGTTCATCGATGCGCGCGATCTAGCCCTCTTCGTGCTGCGGGCGGTGGAGACCCAGAAGACCGGCACCTACCACACGGTCGGCCCCGAGGGGCAGCTTACCTGGGGCCGTCTGTTCGAGGAGTGCAAGAAAGCCACCGGCGTGGACACGTGCCTCATTTGGGTCGCGGAGGACTTCCTCGAAGACCGAGGAGTCGCTCCGGGCGAGCTGCCGATGCGGTTTCCCGGAGCGGAGGGCCTCTCCCAGACGAACTGCGCGAAGGCGATCGCGGCAGGGCTCACGTTCCGGCCGCTCGTGGACACGATACGCGACACGCTGGCGTGGGATTCGCTCCACGGCCGGAGCGATGTCGGGCTCTCGAGGAATCGCGAACGGGAGCTGCTTGCGGCGTGGAATGAAGCGCGGGAGACCGTCTAG
- a CDS encoding glutamate synthase: MPRARADAILASRGFLEKPPHAPVRPVEAEGGCGVIGIASSEAVAGRHLLQSLLQMRNRGNGKGGGIAAVGLDPEFFGVPARVLAENYLLAVAFLDRSVRAHVERTFVEPTFVVDHTTEIPLLAGAQKELRLDVPPPEVACYFVRVREEARAEFVRAHGIADGRAAEDEIVYQNTYRLNRECYASTGEKRAFVLSHGKDMLVLKMVGYGEDVIRAYGLENFHANIWIGHHRYPTKGRVWHPGGAHPFIGMHEALVHNGDFANYASISSYLAQRKIYPLYLTDTEVAVLAFDLLSRVYGYPLEYVIEAMAPTTERDFTLLPEERRNLYRKLHAVHIHGSPDGPWFFLIAQSDPQNGEKRLIGITDTSMLRPQVFAIQCGSASIGFAASEKQAIDAALESLASEDPRYWSRADLFWNARGGSHTDGGAFTFTVGPNGGDGSAFRCEDKFGNRIEPDPSKRAFSGAIPPSGARTTNPADILERTQDPASRFGMIRERAPAWDYSDVASLLEELEQAAREGTDRLEIVSLLTLLIDRRYPTGSMKRSCVLSMMDRSLVRVLTEAREARDARHAWYEFGVPMPSPYGEGGVAIVDARRFPPEGADSLARGIVGLHRRGFRRILAFDVRGQRFIACGLGPETRGLHIDVFGSSGDYLASGIDGASVHVHGSAQDQLAQIMKDGTLVVHGDIGQTFMYGAKGGRAFILGNAAGRPMINAVGRPRVVINGTCLDYLAESFMAGDPLSGGGFVILNGIAFDEDGALRDLESPYPGGNLFSLASGGAIYVRDPGRTLTEDQLNGGEFAELGPEDWEVARPYLEENERLFGIPLRALLTVEGRERNPSEIYRKIRPSGHKALLPEEGWVRPEG, translated from the coding sequence ATGCCGCGCGCTAGAGCGGATGCGATCCTCGCCTCGCGCGGCTTCCTCGAGAAGCCGCCGCACGCCCCGGTCCGCCCCGTCGAGGCCGAAGGAGGCTGCGGCGTCATCGGGATCGCCTCGAGCGAGGCCGTCGCCGGACGCCACCTCTTGCAGTCTCTCCTGCAAATGCGAAACCGGGGAAACGGCAAGGGAGGGGGCATCGCCGCGGTCGGCCTCGATCCCGAGTTCTTCGGGGTGCCCGCCCGCGTCCTCGCCGAGAACTACCTGCTCGCCGTGGCCTTCCTCGACCGGTCCGTCCGCGCCCATGTGGAGAGGACTTTCGTCGAGCCCACCTTCGTGGTGGACCATACCACCGAGATCCCGCTTCTCGCCGGCGCGCAAAAGGAGCTCCGACTGGATGTCCCCCCGCCGGAGGTAGCGTGCTACTTCGTTCGCGTGCGGGAGGAGGCACGCGCCGAGTTCGTGCGCGCCCACGGCATTGCCGACGGGCGCGCCGCGGAAGACGAGATCGTGTACCAGAACACGTACCGCCTGAACCGGGAGTGTTACGCCTCGACGGGCGAGAAGCGCGCGTTCGTCCTGTCCCATGGCAAGGACATGCTCGTCCTCAAGATGGTCGGCTACGGAGAAGACGTCATTCGCGCTTATGGTCTCGAGAACTTTCACGCGAACATTTGGATCGGCCACCACCGCTATCCGACGAAGGGGCGGGTATGGCACCCGGGGGGCGCCCACCCTTTCATCGGCATGCACGAAGCTCTCGTCCATAACGGGGACTTCGCAAACTACGCCTCGATCTCGAGCTATCTCGCACAGCGGAAGATCTATCCGCTCTACCTCACCGATACCGAGGTCGCCGTCCTGGCCTTCGATCTCCTGAGCAGAGTGTACGGTTATCCACTCGAGTACGTGATCGAGGCGATGGCGCCGACCACGGAACGCGATTTCACGCTCCTGCCCGAGGAACGCCGGAATCTCTACCGTAAGCTGCATGCCGTGCACATCCACGGCTCGCCCGACGGCCCGTGGTTCTTCCTCATCGCGCAGTCCGACCCCCAAAACGGGGAAAAGCGCCTGATCGGGATCACGGACACCTCCATGCTTCGGCCGCAGGTGTTCGCGATTCAATGCGGCTCAGCGTCAATCGGATTCGCGGCTTCCGAGAAACAGGCGATCGACGCGGCGCTCGAGAGCTTGGCGAGCGAAGATCCCCGCTATTGGTCGCGGGCCGACCTGTTCTGGAACGCGCGAGGCGGAAGCCACACCGACGGAGGCGCCTTCACGTTCACGGTGGGTCCGAACGGCGGGGACGGCAGCGCCTTCCGCTGCGAGGACAAGTTCGGAAATAGGATCGAGCCCGACCCGTCCAAGCGCGCCTTCTCGGGCGCGATCCCTCCGAGCGGCGCCCGGACGACGAACCCCGCCGACATCCTCGAGCGGACCCAGGATCCGGCCAGCCGGTTCGGGATGATCCGCGAGCGGGCTCCCGCATGGGACTACTCCGATGTCGCGAGTCTCCTCGAGGAGCTGGAGCAGGCCGCGCGGGAAGGGACGGACCGGCTGGAGATCGTCTCCCTGCTCACGCTCCTGATCGACCGGCGCTACCCGACCGGCTCCATGAAGCGAAGCTGCGTGCTCTCGATGATGGATCGCTCCTTGGTTCGCGTGCTCACGGAAGCCCGAGAGGCGCGCGATGCACGGCACGCGTGGTATGAGTTCGGCGTCCCGATGCCGTCCCCCTACGGGGAGGGAGGGGTCGCGATCGTCGACGCGCGGCGGTTTCCTCCCGAGGGGGCGGACTCTCTCGCGCGGGGGATCGTCGGGCTTCACCGGCGCGGTTTCCGGCGAATCCTGGCATTCGACGTCCGCGGGCAGCGGTTCATAGCTTGCGGTTTGGGCCCGGAGACACGCGGGCTCCACATCGACGTGTTTGGATCCTCCGGAGATTATCTCGCTTCGGGGATCGACGGCGCTTCGGTCCACGTCCACGGCTCGGCTCAGGATCAGCTCGCGCAGATCATGAAGGACGGGACACTCGTCGTGCACGGCGACATCGGGCAGACGTTCATGTACGGCGCGAAAGGCGGCAGGGCGTTCATCCTGGGAAACGCGGCGGGGCGTCCGATGATCAATGCCGTGGGACGCCCCCGCGTCGTGATCAACGGGACGTGCCTCGACTACCTGGCCGAATCCTTCATGGCCGGTGATCCTCTGAGCGGAGGCGGTTTCGTGATCTTGAACGGCATCGCCTTCGACGAGGACGGCGCGCTGCGCGATCTCGAAAGCCCCTACCCCGGAGGAAATCTCTTTTCGCTCGCCTCGGGGGGCGCGATCTACGTCCGGGATCCGGGGCGGACGCTCACGGAGGATCAGCTGAACGGGGGAGAGTTTGCCGAGCTGGGACCCGAAGATTGGGAGGTCGCGCGGCCTTACCTCGAAGAAAACGAGCGGCTCTTCGGGATCCCGCTCCGCGCGCTATTGACCGTCGAGGGCCGGGAACGCAACCCTTCGGAGATCTACCGCAAGATCCGCCCGTCCGGGCACAAGGCGCTCCTGCCCGAGGAGGGATGGGTCCGACCGGAGGGGTAG
- a CDS encoding FMN-binding glutamate synthase family protein, protein MTVTAIELIVEKHRHALHQGFHDWPGLGFMPPALGDARWSPDLVLATWIQAETGRPPRNGLEYRVGRSGGGFDLLGFRSAGPERRLPETEPIDTSISLNRRPYDRKIEIPVPWYGAGMSYGSISEQIMLARAMAAKEWRTFTCTGEGGYPDSVAQYRDHVITQVATGMFGVREETILRAPIVEFKYAQGAKPGLGGHLLGDKATMAVARMRESVPWVSLFSPFPFHSVYSVEDHKKHVDWIKAMHPEALVSVKVSTPTDVDMVAVGSYYTGAHILHIDGSYGGTGAAPEIAKKNIAMPIELAIPRVHRFLSSEGIRDEIVLMASGGIRTADDIAKAIALGADGCILGTTELVALGCTRCSNCERGRGCPFGLTTTDPELSKLVEPEWGRGRISRLYESFQWQLAELLRQLGMRSVRELRGRTDVLTYAGRPAAKASRDVEHAAR, encoded by the coding sequence ATGACCGTGACCGCGATCGAACTCATCGTCGAAAAGCACCGGCACGCCCTGCATCAGGGCTTTCACGATTGGCCCGGGCTCGGCTTCATGCCCCCGGCCCTCGGGGATGCGCGGTGGTCTCCCGACCTCGTTCTCGCCACCTGGATCCAGGCGGAGACGGGCCGCCCTCCGCGGAACGGCCTCGAGTATCGAGTCGGAAGGTCCGGGGGCGGTTTCGATCTCCTCGGGTTTCGATCTGCGGGTCCCGAGCGCCGGCTTCCCGAAACGGAACCCATCGACACCTCGATCTCGCTCAACCGGCGGCCCTACGACCGCAAGATCGAGATCCCGGTCCCATGGTACGGAGCGGGAATGTCCTACGGCTCGATCAGCGAGCAGATCATGCTGGCGCGGGCGATGGCCGCGAAAGAATGGCGCACCTTCACCTGCACCGGGGAAGGCGGCTACCCCGACTCCGTGGCGCAGTATCGAGACCACGTCATCACCCAGGTCGCGACCGGAATGTTCGGCGTGCGCGAGGAGACGATTCTTCGCGCGCCGATCGTCGAATTCAAGTACGCCCAGGGAGCCAAGCCCGGCCTCGGCGGCCATCTCTTGGGGGACAAGGCCACGATGGCGGTGGCGAGGATGCGCGAAAGCGTGCCCTGGGTGAGTCTCTTCTCGCCGTTCCCCTTTCACAGCGTGTACTCGGTCGAGGACCACAAGAAGCACGTCGATTGGATCAAGGCGATGCACCCGGAGGCGCTCGTCTCGGTGAAGGTATCCACCCCGACCGACGTCGACATGGTGGCCGTGGGCAGCTACTACACCGGCGCCCACATCCTGCACATCGACGGGAGCTACGGCGGAACGGGCGCCGCGCCCGAGATCGCGAAGAAGAATATTGCGATGCCGATCGAGCTCGCCATCCCGCGCGTCCATCGTTTCCTTTCGAGCGAGGGGATCCGCGACGAGATCGTGCTCATGGCGAGCGGCGGAATCCGGACCGCGGACGACATCGCGAAAGCGATCGCCTTGGGCGCGGACGGCTGCATCCTGGGGACCACCGAGCTGGTCGCGCTCGGATGCACGCGTTGCAGCAATTGCGAGCGCGGCCGCGGGTGCCCCTTTGGTCTGACCACCACCGACCCCGAGCTTTCGAAGCTCGTGGAACCGGAATGGGGCCGCGGTCGCATCAGCCGCCTGTACGAATCCTTCCAGTGGCAGCTCGCCGAGCTATTGCGTCAACTCGGAATGCGGAGCGTCCGCGAGCTTCGTGGCCGCACCGACGTGCTCACCTACGCCGGCCGGCCGGCCGCGAAGGCCTCGCGGGACGTGGAACATGCCGCGCGCTAG